In Gopherus evgoodei ecotype Sinaloan lineage unplaced genomic scaffold, rGopEvg1_v1.p scaffold_32_arrow_ctg1, whole genome shotgun sequence, the genomic window tttacaaactcTGTAGGACTCACAGGAATCATTTCccccactactgaaatgcagctacctctggggtgaaacTCAATAGCTGTTCAGCAGCACAGAACACTGCTATACAATGTGTAAGGGAAATGACTGAAGAAGAATCCCATAGCCTGTTGGAACTGCAGGAAGTGTTTTAGGGAGACAAATTGAAATCACCCCAGGCTGGAATTTGAACAGGTTAAGACCCCTCAGTATTCAAAAAGAGTcagatgactggaaggtagctaatgtaactccggtttttaaaaagggctccagaggtgatcctggcttGAGTAAAGGACAAATTCACTATAGTTTCTAccaagaacagaatgatcagatacATAGATAAATATGATTTGCTGGGGAAGAATCAAGCTAAGGGAATTCTTcaagggagtcaacaagcatatgAATGAGGGTGATCCGGGGCTATAGTGCACTTGGAttttctgaaagcctttgacaaggtccttcaccaaaggctcttaagataAGTAAGTAGCCAGGGATCAGAGGGGAGGTCCtgtcatggatcaataactgggtgaaatataggaaacaaagggtaggaataaatggttcattttcacagtggagagaggtagataGTGGGGTCCCCCGAGAATCCCTCACAACTGGGTGACTTGAcaacaaatggcagatgaaattcaacattgataagtgcaaagtaatgcccactggaaaaaaataatcccaactatacgtatacaccgatgggttctaaattagctgttactgccTGAAAAAAGAGATATTgcagtcatggtggataattcAATGAAAGCTTCTTCTCAATAttcagcagtggtcaaaaagctAACAGTATGTTAGGGACTatttggaaagggatagaaaataagacagaaaattccatagtgcctctatataaatccatggtgcacccacaccttcaatactgtgtacagtttcggtcaccccatctcaaaaaggatgtagtggaactggaaatggttcagagaaaggcaaaaaagatCATCAATGGtagggaacagcttccatacaaggaaacactaaaaagattagggctgttcagcttagaaaagagacaatgaagggggcatatgataggaTGGGGTAGGCAACCGATGGCACAGATGCTGAAGGCcacacgcgagctgattttcagtggcactcacactgctcgggtcctggcactggtccgggggactctgcattttaatttaatttaaatgaagcttcctaaacattttaaaaaccttgtttactttacatacaacaatagtttagttctatattatagactcatagactcatagactctaggactggaagggacctcgagaggtcatcgagtccagtcccctgccctcatggcaggaccaaatactgtctagaccatccccgatagacatttatctaacctactcttaaatatctccagagatggagattccacaacttccctaggcaatctattccagtgtttgactaccctgacagttaggaactttttcctaatgtccagcctaaatctcccttgctgcagtttaagcccattgcttcttgttctatcattggaggctaaggtgaacaagttttctccctcctcctgatgacacccttttagatacctgaaaactgctatcatgtcccctctcagtcttctcttttccaaactaaacaaacccaattccttcagccttccttcataggtcatgttctcaagacctttaatcattcttgttgctcttctctggaccctctccaatttctccacatctttcttgaaatgtggtgcccagaactggacacaatactccagttgaggcctaaccagcgcagagtaaagctggaagaatgacttctcgtgtcttgtttacaacacacctgttaatgcatcccagaatcatgtttgctttttttgcaacagtatcacactgttgactcatattaagcttgtggtccactatgacccctagatctctttctgccatactccttcctagacagtctcttcccattctgtatgtgtgaaactgattgttccttcctaagtggagcactttgcatttatctttattgaacttcatcctgtttacctcagaccatttctccaatttgtccagatcgttttgaattttgaccctgtcctccagagcagttgcaatccctcccagtttggtatcgtccgcaaacttaataagcgtactttctatgccaacatctaaatcgttgatgaagatattgaacagaaccagtcccaaaacagacccctgcggaaccccacttgttatacctttccagcaggattgggagccattaacaactactctctgagtacggttatccagccagttatgcacccaccttatagtagccccatctaaattgtactttcctagcttatctataagaatatcatgcgaaactgtatcaaatgccttactaaagtctaggtatatcacatccaccgcttctcccttatccacaaggctcgttatcttatcaaagaacgctatcagattagtttgacatgatttgttctttacaaatccatgctggctattccctatcaccttaccaccttccaagtgtttgcagatgatttctttgattacctgtaGACTTACagaaaacgttaaaatgtgttactggcttgtgaaacctcaaattagagtgaataaatgaagacttggcacatcactttgaaaggttgccgacccctgtgataggacatgaatggtgtggaaaaaaatgaatagagaagtgttatttaccttgcccacaatacaaaaaccaggggtcacccaatgaaattaataggcagcaggtttaatacaacgagaggaagtactttttcacacaatgcataactaacctgtggaactcgttgtcatgggatgttgtgatggtcaaaagtataactgggttcaaaaaagaaatagatccatcaaaggctattagctaagatggtcagggatagaACGCTAGGATTGGAGGGATGCtgaacctctgactaccagaagctgggagtggaagagaggtggatcactccataattgccttgttctgtacACATCCCTAAAGCTCTGCTATGAGCCTTTGTAAGAGACAGTATACTGAGCAATACAGacagtggtctgacccagtatggcagctcttaATGAACCCAAGTGGACCTTGCTTTTAGTTCTCAGCtgaataggatgaccagataagaggaagaaaatattgggacacctggggggggggtgaggggcagggtcACCGGCagagccaaaacaaaaaaacaaaacaaatggagtaccgcaaaatatcgggacaaattgcatcctgacCAAACATCAGTTGGGACGTGGGACAAACGCCTAGATATCGGGACGGTCCCAATTTTATCTGGACCTCTGGTCACTCTACAGCTGAACCATGGCACTAGCTGTGgtacagcgccccctactgccaGACTGGGGCACTGGGTTCAGTTCTGCCTTGTTAGGTGGTGTCCTAGCTCAATCTCAGTCATCAATATGATTTGTTTCAACACTCAGTTTCCCTTGAGGTCTCCCATTGGGGTACAGGCTGGGTCTGTCTGTGTTCAGCTTGTATGATCTGATATGGTCAGATTCCCAGGAACTACATTTTACTGCACCAATTCGGACAATcccacccagtgattcctgcatagAGCCCAGAACTTGTGACTGAGTTAGAGCAGATCTTTAGTAAGAAACCAACTCTgtgtaaagacttcaagtgaattctctcctctctggcctcccagctctgccagtcccTTGCTGCCCTGGCCTACAGCGTGCCGGCTGCTTGAGTGCTGACCCTGAGAAAAGCCCTCACTAGTACATTGAGGCTGAAGGCTTTTTACACAGCTGTAGGGGGAAACTTAAGAAATATCTGGAACTAGAGCTGTTACATTGTAAATCTAGTTCTTGATAAATATGAAAAGAAATGACAGTTTGATGTCCTCTGAAGGAAGCAGAAAGGTGAAAGTCCTCCTCCTCTTTGCCAATGGGGGGAAATGTTAAGAGTAAATGTTTATTTCCTCTCCAAAACTGAATGAAATCCTCCATCCCTACCCACCCTCCCACACAAAAAAAATCGGTATTTCCATTTTGAGTCCCTTCTCCTCATCAAAAAATGTCAACTACAATAAACACTTTTTCTggtaaaaatggcattttccattaaaaaaaagaacgTTGAACAAGAGTTTTCATCCAGCCGTAGTTTGCATGTTCAGAATGAATGACACCTCTGTTCCCATCTCCCCCTCCAGAGAGCTCCGGGTGCAAACTGTGCCCCAGGGACTGGCTGCTGCGTGGGGACAAGTGCTACTGGCTGTCTAAGGAGCGTAAAAACTGGACTGGGAGCCGTGATGACTGCTCAGGGAAGAGCTCTTACATGCTCGTGATCCAGAACCAGGAGGAGATGGTAACACAAAATATAGGATCATCAAACTCCAACTGGAGAGAGACGTGTGTCACTAGTTACAATCCCAGAGCAGCAGGTTTATCCAGCCTGACTCTACCCCTCTGCCTcatttctccttttcccccagtTAAACAAACTCCACACTGGGgtgttttctccccttctggggtatctGGCTGATTAACATACCGTTCAGAACAAGACCCCCACAGCTTTCCCACCACAGACTGCCCAGCTGGCTCCTGCAGACtttgcccccctgagccctgtctgaGAGCTCAGCAGAGTCATTCTGCATAGAGCTGCTCACACAAACCTCCTACCCCATCAAATCTCACCCTGGCCAGACTGACCTCGGGCCGCAGTCACAGGTGAGGCTGAACCCAGGACTTACGTAAAGGACCAGCTCACCCTGTGACACCAAGGACCAGTATTGGTGTCACCATGTGGTCAAGAGAGCCAcatttccccacccctgcactggGACGCCGCCTGCTCAGAGGAGAGGGTGAGTTAGCTCTGGTGCAAGGGGTTCTCCAGCTGGGCAGAGCCACTGAAGCCAAGAGCATGTATTAAACAGGAGTGCTCAGGGAATCCCAGTATCTTACAGCACATTCACCACACTCCCTCTGCTTTACACCTCACAGGAGTTCATACAGAATGTTACACAAGGTGCAAGCTATGCCTGGATTGGACTTAAAGTGACATCCCCAGAGGGGGAATGGACCTGGGTGGACGATTCCCCGTTAGATCCAATGCTGTAAGTGCTGCCTGATGTTTACTGTCTGAGAGATGTTTGGGAAAAGCTCCATTGTATAACTTGACATTAAAACGTTTTACCAGCGTAGTTACATTGGTTAAGGGTATTTTCCTAACATAGGTGTGCCCGCAAAGGCCCTAGTGCAGCTGCAGTTATACCAATGTGCCTGTGCTTATAGCAGTGTAGCTTATGCTGATCGGGGGCACTGGCATAAGCTGTAGTGGTAGAAACACTTAGCAACGGATATAGCTGTATCCACACTACAGGGTTTCCAGTATAACTGCACCAGaaactagtgtagacaaggcttaaaatgctgatctgcccccccattaccatagtatctgaacacaTCTTAAcctttactgtatttatcctctcacactcctgtgaggcagggcagggctattatccccatgctacagatgaggaaactgaggcacagagaaactaacagtgggattcacaaaggtatttaggtgcctaacgctcattgatttcaaggggagtGAGGTGCCTAAGTatttttgtgaatcccaccctaaatgacttgcccagagtgACACAAGAGCACGGGTAGAGCACGGAATTCAACCATCCTCCTTCTGTCACACATCAACTCCTCTGGGCCAGCAGCTGGAGGCAGTGACATGTAATCACTGGTAAGAATGTGGCCACTGCTCCTGCCTGTGCAAGGGGGACCCTGCGAAGAGGTTGTGTGTAGGGCTCTCAAATGTCTTATTAcagccctgtctctgggctctgctgggttCCCCTGGGCTCTGTCCTCCCTCCGATCTTTGTGCTCCCAGTGTCAGATGGAGGGTGAGGGGCAGAAAGTGGTGGTGTCTCTCAGGCACCACCCTTTTGTGGGGTCACAGTGAGCTGCTGCAGTCAATTGGGCAGACCCTTATCATTtgatcctccctctccttccttcagtTAGAACCGCAGAATTGATCATCAGTGCAGATCGGCGTTAACACCCCACTGTGGTGTGGGGAGCAGCTCCCGCATCTTAGAGAGACTGTCTTGGAGCTTGTCTAGACAAGCACTTTGTGGGTAGCAGGCTGGGATGTAAACCTACCTCACACAAGCTTTCTGTGTGCACACTGACTGCCCTGTGGACCCTCCTGTTGTGCACTAAAAATTCCCTTTGGCACTTGCAGTGTGCGGTCAGACTGTCCACATGGCCAGTCAGCGCAAgctagatttacaccccagcctgCCACGCCcgaagggctagattcacaaagggacttgtgCGTTGGGATGCTGAGTGTCATGGTGCCTAAAAAAtccctgggattcacaaagcctgagttagatgCCTGGGTTCCctgtacaatgcatggggagagattGGTGCCTCAGAATGGGAGTCACAAAGCCAGCGCACTAGGCGGGGAACTGCCtaagccagccaatgggagaaaAGACGAGAGGGAGGATGCCAACCGCCGCCTCTCGGGGAATTTAGCGCCCAAGAGTCCATCTATGCTGCGGCCAGGTCTACGCTACAAACATACTGTGGTGTAGCTACGTCACTCGGGGGTGTAAAaaatccccacccctgagccatgtagttacactgacctaattccctgtgtagacagcactatgttaatGGCAGGGCTTCTCCCGTCAACAGAGCTACCGCccctcagagaggggaattaatTATGCTGAGGGGACACGCTCTCCTGGCCATGTAGGAGCGTCTTCACTTAAGTGCTACAGCGGCACAACTGCACTGGTGCAACGTTTTATGGTTAGACTTGCCCTACACGTGCTACAGTGTCCCAGTGCggcgctgcagtgtggacactttCCTACAGTGATGGATGTGGGTTTGATTTCTTTAGGAAATCCCCCCCcttgagaggcggtagctaggtcaatggacttgatccagtaaaagatattacctcacccaccttgtctctctgacatcctgggaccgacacagctacaactacactgcacacaCCACTGTCAGtatggcaggcttcctgcttcgaatgtacttaaaaaaaaaagaaaaaggacagtTTTGGCATCTGAGAAACAACTTGCTAAAAACTCTTCCTTGGCCTACCTCCTTAAACATTTACAATTCGCTTGCTGGAGTTTGTGCTCCTTCCTATGTTCCTGATTAGGATTTGTCTGGCAAATTCTAAAGGATGCCTTTTGCCTCTAATGGCCTccattactctgctgtttagccagggtggcaattttttggccttcctcctgtctttttttttgcgggggggggggggggcagggtgtacACAtttagtcctggtctacactacagacttacatTGATATAACTATGCTGCTGAGGGGTGGGAAAAATCCACCCCAAATGACACAATTATACTGGACCTAAACACTGGGTGTAGACAGCATTATGTTGCTGGGGAGGCTTCTCCTGTCGACACAGCAACTGCCTGttagggaggtggattatctatgctgatgggagaagtccTCCCACCAGTTTAGGTAGCATCCTGGCTGCggcgctgtaagtgtagacaagcccttaggctgagcctctgatggtgtttTTAAGTAGTCTCGGTGCTGCTAGGAGGTATTTCACCCCGGTGACAGCTCTGTGCTATTTCCATCCAGCAAGCGTCCTGCTGCTCGTGTAGGTCCCCTTTCTGAAGTGAAATGTGACTGTTGTGGGATGGTTTGATATTATGTCCCCTCCAGGGAGGCTAAATGTCATTACACTGTGGGCACTGTTACCTGGCAGTTCAGCTCCCTTCACCTCTTGgggcagatcctgtgctccactggggactaaatcaggaattgcctctccccttgcggGTGCCAGGCCCAGCTGCTCCAAGCAGCCATCACTGATGGGGGCTAGAAATCATCTCTCTGCATCATGTCCTGAGGTGACAGTTAGTCCCTCTGCTCCAATCGCTCTTAAAATTATTTATTCACACAAGAGACTGAGACACCTGTGACCACACACCCCTCAGACTATCCCCTAGCTCAGTGTTAGAGGCTGCTCCTAAGAGATgggagatccctgttcaaatcccttctcctctgcAGGCAAAAGGGTGACTTGAAATGGGGTCTTCCACtttccaggtgagtgccccaacccctgggtttgCTCCTCCCTGCTATTTTGTGGGAGCTCATCTGTGGGACCCAAGCTGGTAAGTGGCCTCTGGGTCGGGGCCTGCAGGCACATTAGGCAGAGGAACACCTGTCTGCTGCTGGCTCACGCATCACACCCTGGGGCTTAGGTAGCCAGCAGcagaaggaggcagcagcaggtggGCTGAGTGACAAAGATACAGGTACCTAGGAAACTTTTACTCTGAATATTAAGGCACCGAGCAGTTCAGTCGCCTCCAGGGTTTGTGAACCCCAGGAGGACATGGTTCTGGGATGGAGGTGTCTAAAGTGGCCAAGCTCTTAAAATCGCTTTGTGAACCCAGCCCTAACCATACATCTGAACAAGTCCTCAGGCTCCCTGCAGCCATCTGTTACGCAGGTCACACAGCACAGGCTTCCTCTCTCCCCTGAGACTCAGACTTTGTTTTTAACGGAAAGCCGAGATGTGGGAGCTTAGGGTGGCCATTTTCTACAAGAAAGTACCAGGTCACCAACCCCTTGAGATTCAGCCTCCTCCATTCCTAGCCAGAGACCCCCTAACTCAGCTCCCATTCTCGACTGATGCTTTGTAGGAAAGTTAGAGAGATGAAGGACAACATCAGAGACAAGCTTCCCattagggggagggggaggaaagactCACCTCTGGGCCCTTCCTTGCTACAGGGACCATAATGACACTGACTCTTTAATTCTGCAGCTTCTCAGTCTCAGGCTCTGCTGAAGGGAACAGCTGTGGCTGGATAGGAGACAGCAAGATTCAGTCTGAGACATGTGGTGCTGAGTTCAAATGGATCTGCCAGAAAGAAGCTACCATGATATAGACAATGGAGTGGAAGCTCTGTATTTGCATTTCTGTAACATGCAGTCCCCTGcatttgggctcatggggctggaTTGTAGTTTTAGGCAGAGCTCTAagttggaggcagagcagaggcctGGGAGGTGCTGGAACTCAGGTGCCCCTCACTGTCAGTTCCTCCCctcagtccttctcactgggctgAGGTCTTGGGGTGTAATTTATAACATCCCCCAAACCTGCAGTAAGTTACTACCCTATGCTGCTTCCCAGGGTATCCAGGGCTGGGAGGTGCCTCACCACTACCTGCCCTTTGCCTGAAGGATCCTTGTCTTTACCTGCCAGGGGCAAGCTCCCTAACTCCACTGGTCCCACACATGCTCACTGCTGGGCCTGCAGTCACTGCACGGTAGCAATACGCCCACTCTGCCCTCAAGCCCTCTGAGCAACCCCCTGGTGCATTCAGTCCTTGTCTTTGTTCTTAAAAAGGACAGCCCCCTGCTGTTTGCAAAATCCACGAAAGAGGATATTTACAGGATGAAACAATCTCTCAATTTGAACCTGATTCACTATGCAAATAGGCATCCAGCTACAGGTATACACAATACACAGCTGACTAGACAAGGAGATAACCTCAGTTACCACCTGCCTGAAAAGAACATTTGAGGTACAtcacctcctggtgacctgccttaactgCAGGGCCTTAAGGGCATCATTctactttaattgaattgtctcgtcaGCGCTGGCCCCCCCACTTAGTAAGACAacacccatcttttcatgtactgcgtatatatacacacacctgctactgtattttccattccaggcatccgatgaagtgggttttagcccacaaaagcttatgcccaaataaatttgttagtctctaaggtgccacaaggactccttgtttttattGTCACTGTAGCTACATAGTTCCTTACCTATTATCCATACACACATCTTGCAATGTGTATGACCACCAATGGGCTACCAGCTCTCACATGGCACCTTTTGGTGAACTATTATGTAGCCATCAGCGCCAGGGAATTCCTGTAAACCCTCTGCAGCCCCTGTACTCTCTGCCAGTTGGTACCAAGGGGTCCCTGGGTCATATACACCTTGCCCCCAACCCCGTCAGGGCTGGTTCAGCTCCTCTGTCCCATAAGGAGGGAACGTAAGCCAAGGCCCTGCTATACAGCTGTCTGCAGTGTGTTAAGAGGGTgcgtgccaacctcagggcagactgctggGAACCAGGACACAAACCCAAACTGGCTGAGAGTTCTAGACTCAGATTTCACCAACTAACAATctagtgcagaggttctcaaactgtggtccacagatcaccagtggtccatgagctccattcaggtggtccgcagatagttccctctaaaggTGCACGCCTGGGTGGCTGCACACAAGAAAATGAAGGATCggccacctaattagtggagccatgcaggtgtggctccactaattaggtgtctGGAccttggagaagatgcacatgtaaggtgaggtggtggccaggggggggaagggaatgtGGAGTAGGTGGGAGGGTACAGTGGGttgagaagtgggggtgggggtggggaatttgggatgtgcagggctgcagtagccagagaaagaggcaactttccccagttCCAGGGCTACGGGTgccagggagaaagagagagcgcacttacttcccagccccagcttgggagctgctgtggcaggagagagatatccgcccctccacacacacaccttcccagccccagttcaggggctgccgtggcaggggatagagggcacatccatcacattagaaaggttaAGACtagtgatattaaaatatgagttgtgtacttttatttgtagaacaaaaaatgttaattattaagggttttttaatatagtgcttgtatccaaagcactttacaataattagctaatggtacaaacaatatttggaaagatcattaagtggcccaccgagaccctcagcaattttcaagtgatcagcaaaaaaaaaaagtttgagaaccactgatctagtatAAACTCAGGCACTGTAACAGACTGACCATGGAGTCCCCTTGTGTACTCCCATCTGTCTCGCCACTCAGGTGAGCCTGCCTTTGTGACAGTTAGTTCCTTACAGCCAGAATCActgcaatattcaggttactccccaTTCAAAAAGCACTTACCCAGGTCAATTACATTTTAGACATCAGACCACAGACAATGTTTGTATCAAGTTTATTATAGGACAATGTATCAAAAAGGAGAGGATttgtttacatacacacacacacacacaactaaacTAGAATCTTAAGTTTCACAAGGTAACAGAAACATCTACCGCAGTGATGCTCAATGATTCAGAAGCCAAATTAGCAACcgacattacccaaaagagccatggTAGCATGAAACCATTGTTTCATTCACTACGGTACTATCCATATTTAAACAGGGAGTCCAAGTAGCATAGAGATAGTTATTTCTTGTTTGGGGTTTGTATTCCACCCTTTCCCCGGTGCTGAGCTGCTGGAGATCAGCACTTGACGCTGCTTAATGCCCCTCTCCTCTCTGGTGAGTTACAGTCACAGAGGCTCCCAGTATAAGCGCTCAAATATCGCCTTACAATG contains:
- the LOC115640860 gene encoding killer cell lectin-like receptor subfamily B member 1B allele C, encoding MAGEIIYADLKIPGASSSSRPPQRSQHLSSSPCPWWHRIAVGIGWAGNIVLTIAVIALGVWVSQLHVSCEGQIRGALNTSENNEAQCSCQEDFQSRLKSILCEPHNGSLAESSGCKLCPRDWLLRGDKCYWLSKERKNWTGSRDDCSGKSSYMLVIQNQEEMEFIQNVTQGASYAWIGLKVTSPEGEWTWVDDSPLDPMLFSVSGSAEGNSCGWIGDSKIQSETCGAEFKWICQKEATMI